In Streptomyces sp. NBC_01231, the sequence AACCTCGCCGCCCCCGCGCCTCTGCCGCAGCGTGCCTTCATGCGCGCCCTGCGCTCCGCCTGGAACGTTCCGGTAGGTCTGCCGGCGACCCGGTGGATGGCGGAACTGGGTGCTTGCGCGTTGCGCTCGGACACCGAGCTGCTGCTGAAGAGCCGCCGTGTCGTCCCCGGTCGGCTGCTCGACGCCGGCTTCGCCTTCGAGCACCCCGCATGGCCCGAGGCCGCCGCCGACCTGGTCCGACGGCGGCGCGGCGACTCCAGGTCCGACGGTTCCGCAGGCCGGGCCCCTCGTCCCGGGCGCCCGGCGCTGTCCCGATCACCCCGACGCGGGGCGTGACTCCGAGGGCGTTCGCCAGTTGAACCCGGCATGAAGAAGCGCAGCATGCTCGCCATCGCCTCCCTCGCCACCGGCTTCGTCGTCGCGGCCATCACCCCGTCCCACGCCGTGAGCGGGGAACTCGCGGACCTTGACGTCGACAAGACTCTCAGCACCCTCGACCACACCATCGCCCCCGACAGCAACATCGTGGACGAGCGTGGCCCCGTGCAGAACGGCTGACGGGGCCCGACCGAGGACGTGGCGCCGGTGCCCCCGACGGGAGGGGGCACCGGCGCCTGTCCGTGCGCCCTCTACTGCGGCTGGTTTCCGTGGCAGGGTGGAGCGGGCAAGCCTCAGGGGGCCGGCTGAAGAGGGGGAAACGTGATCGTCTGGATCAACGGCGCGTTCGGTGCGGGGAAGACCACCACCGCACGGGAACTGATCGAACTGATCCCGAACAGCACGCTCTTCGACCCCGAGGTCATCGGCGGAGGACTCACGCACCTGCTGCCGCCCAAGCACCTCGCCGAGGTCAACGACTTCCAGGACCTGCCGATCTGGCGACGACTGGTGATCGACACGGCGGCCGCGATGCTCGCTGAGCTGGGCGGGACCCTGGTGGTCCCGATGACCCTCCTGCGCCAGGACTACCGGGACGAGATCTTCGGTGGTCTGGCCGCACGCCGGATCGCCGTCCGGCATGTGCTCCTCGCACCGGCGGAAACGATCCTGCGTGAGCGCATAGCCCGACGCGAGGTTCCACCGGGCCTCCCGGACGGGGAGATACGCATACGGCAGTGGTCGTACGACCACATCGACCCGTACCGGTCCGCTCTCGCCTCCTGGCTCGCGGCGGACGCGCACCTGATCGACACCAGCGCCCTCACACAGTACGAGACCGCCTCGCGGATCGCCGAGGCCGTCAGCCGCGGCACCGTGCCCGTCTGCGACATCGTGCAGACGCCCGAGCCGACCGCCGAGACGATCGCCGCGGGTGTCCTCCTCTTCGACGAGCAGGACCGGGTGCTGCTCGTCGACCCCACCTACAAGGCCGGCTGGGAGTTCCCCGGCGGGGTCGTCGAACCCGGTGAGGCTCCGGCCCGCGCCGGCATGCGCGAGGTCACTGAAGAGACCGGCATCCGCCTCGACGACGTACCCCGCCTCCTGGTCGTCGACTGGGAGGCGCCCGCGCCGCCCGGTTACGGCGGTCTGCGCCTCCTCTTCGACGGCGGACGCCTGGACTCCACCGAGGCCGGCCGCCTCCTGCTGCCGGGGCCCGAGCTGCGCGACTGGTGCTTCGCCTCCGAGGAAGAGGCCGCCGACCTGCTGCCGCCGGTCCGCTACGAGCGGCTGCGCTGGGCCCTGCGGGCGCGGGAACGCGGGGCGGCGCTGTACCTCGAAGCCGGGATCCCGATCGGCTGACCCGTCGTGGGAGCCCCGCCGCGCTCTGGTGCCGGCGGGGCTCCCACGGGTACGCCCATGTGGTGCGGAGCCAGGTGCGTACGGACTGTCCGGCGCATCCGTGCACCGCGCGCCGGCCAAGAGTGCGTCGCAATACCTCTATGTCAGAGCTAACGAAACGTCTCGCTCTCGTCAACTCTTGGCAACCTCCGCAAACAATCACTTTTCCGCCCCTGTACCGCCTTGACCAGGTCGGCGAGGCGTTGCGACAGTCCGCAGAGTCTTCACGGCGCCGACACCGGCCGCCGTCCAGGCCTTTCGCCCAGGGGCCCGTCCCCTGACGCGTCCCTTCCCCCGGCGACCGCGGCCACCCCGCGGCAGCCCCAGCTCACCTCCGGGACGTCCGTACGATGACCACGCAGCATCAGCCGGTCCAGAACGCCACCGGCACCACGCCCGAGGCAGACGAACCGGCCGGAGCCTCCCCAGCCGCCGCGCCCGCCGTCGCCGGACGCTCGCCGACCCGCATGGCCTGGAACCGGATCAGGCGGGACAAGGTCACCTTGGCCGCGTTCGTGGTGACCGTCCTGTTCATCGTGATCGCCTTGCTGGCCCCGGTGCTCACCGCGCTGACCGGCTGGGGGCCCATCACCCCGGACGGCCGGGCGATCGACCCGGACACCGGCAACTTTCCCTACGGATCGCTGGGCGGCATCAGCCTCCACCATCTGCTGGGTGTCGAACCGGGCACGGGATACGACCTGTTCGCCCGGGTCGTGCACGGCCTGCGCACCTCGCTCCTCGTCGGGTTCGCCTCGGCCGCGCTGTCCACCGTCATCGGTGTCGTGGCCGGACTCGCGGCGGGTTACTCCGGCGGCTGGGTCGATTCGGTGCTGTCACGTGTCATGGACGTGATGCTGGCGTTCCCGCAACTGCTGTTCATCATCGCGCTCACCCCGGTCATCCAGAACGCGCTGCAGACCAACGAACACGGCGGCACCGACGAGAACCTGCGGCTGCTGGTCCTGGTCCTCAACATCGCGGGGTTCGCCTGGGCCTACACCGCCCGCCTGGTCCGCGGCCAGGTACTGTCCCTGCGCGAGCGGGAGTTCGTCGACGCCGCGCGGATCATGAGCGCCGGCCCGGGGCACATCCTCTTCCGCCAACTGCTGCCGAACCTGTGGGCGCCGATCCTGATCTCCTTCGCGCTCGCCGTCCCGCAGAACATCACCACCGAGGCCGCCCTGTCCTACCTGGGCGTCGGCGTCGTCCCGCCCAACCCGG encodes:
- a CDS encoding NUDIX domain-containing protein → MIVWINGAFGAGKTTTARELIELIPNSTLFDPEVIGGGLTHLLPPKHLAEVNDFQDLPIWRRLVIDTAAAMLAELGGTLVVPMTLLRQDYRDEIFGGLAARRIAVRHVLLAPAETILRERIARREVPPGLPDGEIRIRQWSYDHIDPYRSALASWLAADAHLIDTSALTQYETASRIAEAVSRGTVPVCDIVQTPEPTAETIAAGVLLFDEQDRVLLVDPTYKAGWEFPGGVVEPGEAPARAGMREVTEETGIRLDDVPRLLVVDWEAPAPPGYGGLRLLFDGGRLDSTEAGRLLLPGPELRDWCFASEEEAADLLPPVRYERLRWALRARERGAALYLEAGIPIG
- a CDS encoding ABC transporter permease translates to MTTQHQPVQNATGTTPEADEPAGASPAAAPAVAGRSPTRMAWNRIRRDKVTLAAFVVTVLFIVIALLAPVLTALTGWGPITPDGRAIDPDTGNFPYGSLGGISLHHLLGVEPGTGYDLFARVVHGLRTSLLVGFASAALSTVIGVVAGLAAGYSGGWVDSVLSRVMDVMLAFPQLLFIIALTPVIQNALQTNEHGGTDENLRLLVLVLNIAGFAWAYTARLVRGQVLSLREREFVDAARIMSAGPGHILFRQLLPNLWAPILISFALAVPQNITTEAALSYLGVGVVPPNPDWGALLSDASQYFLQDPMYLFIPGVLLLILVLALNLLGDGVRDALDPRAART